One part of the Parabacteroides distasonis ATCC 8503 genome encodes these proteins:
- a CDS encoding DUF6249 domain-containing protein gives MMDFISVPLVVGIVCAGIYGLFELFVRKRERLAIIEKIGDKLDTSAFDGKLGLPNYMRNFSFSSLKAGCLLAGIGLGLLVGFIINMCMATNSYYDDGWYRHEVAGTAYGASVLLFGGIGLIIAFVIELKLGKNNK, from the coding sequence ATGATGGATTTTATTTCTGTTCCGCTAGTTGTCGGAATCGTTTGTGCAGGTATTTACGGATTATTTGAGTTGTTTGTTCGCAAGAGGGAACGTTTGGCGATTATCGAGAAGATCGGTGATAAACTGGATACCTCTGCTTTCGATGGTAAATTGGGACTGCCTAACTACATGCGAAACTTCTCGTTCAGTAGCTTAAAGGCCGGGTGCCTTTTGGCGGGAATCGGATTAGGTTTGTTGGTAGGCTTTATTATTAATATGTGTATGGCGACAAATTCTTATTATGATGATGGTTGGTACAGGCATGAGGTAGCGGGTACGGCTTATGGGGCTTCGGTTCTTTTGTTCGGGGGAATCGGCTTGATAATAGCGTTCGTCATTGAGCTGAAACTAGGTAAGAATAATAAATAG
- a CDS encoding tetratricopeptide repeat-containing sensor histidine kinase, producing the protein MSCYYCELYTMKGNSGKAQAYLDQATAYLDSSFGDRVEAQYLRTKSFYYWKEKDYRHALSAVNLALKINRDLDKLEMKKAVLQSSGQLQEAVTIYEEIINKTETINTDAFDRQIEQLRVLNDLNDLEKQDRELKLKSEQEALKQKQIVVSIGLLLVLMGLLYMLWRIYMHTKRLRNELLQEKDSLTASEKQLRVVTKEAEAANKKKSAFIANISHEVRTPLNAIVGFSELLASSEYSEEEKIRFAGEVNHSSELLLNLVNDVLDLSRLESGKIKFSVKPNDLVACCQRALDSIRHRVKPGVRLTFTPSIESYTLNTDALRLQQLLTNLLSNAAKFTSEGEINLSFTVDEGKEEVCFSVTDTGCGIPEDKCEKIFERFEKLDDFIQGTGLGLSVCQIISEQLNGSLSVDISYKDGARFVFIHPTNLIETPI; encoded by the coding sequence ATGAGTTGCTATTATTGCGAGCTGTATACCATGAAAGGGAATTCGGGAAAGGCACAGGCGTATTTGGATCAGGCGACCGCTTATTTGGATAGTTCTTTTGGGGATAGGGTGGAGGCTCAATATCTGCGGACAAAATCATTTTATTATTGGAAGGAGAAAGATTATAGGCATGCGTTGTCCGCCGTCAATCTGGCTTTAAAGATCAATCGTGATCTGGATAAGTTGGAGATGAAGAAAGCGGTATTGCAATCGTCCGGCCAATTGCAAGAGGCGGTCACTATCTATGAGGAGATCATCAATAAGACGGAGACGATCAACACGGATGCCTTCGACCGGCAAATCGAGCAACTCCGTGTATTGAATGACTTGAATGACCTGGAAAAGCAAGATCGGGAGTTGAAGCTGAAATCGGAGCAAGAAGCTTTGAAGCAGAAGCAGATTGTCGTATCTATCGGTCTTCTATTGGTCTTGATGGGCCTACTCTATATGTTGTGGCGTATTTATATGCATACTAAGCGGTTGAGAAATGAGTTGCTTCAGGAGAAAGACTCCTTGACCGCTTCGGAGAAGCAACTGCGGGTCGTGACGAAAGAGGCGGAGGCGGCGAACAAGAAAAAAAGCGCCTTTATCGCCAATATCAGCCATGAGGTGCGTACGCCGTTGAACGCCATTGTCGGGTTCTCGGAATTATTGGCGAGTAGCGAGTATAGCGAGGAGGAGAAGATCCGGTTTGCCGGGGAGGTGAACCATAGTTCCGAGTTGCTATTGAATCTGGTGAACGATGTCCTGGATTTATCCCGTTTGGAATCCGGCAAGATCAAGTTCAGCGTGAAGCCAAACGATCTGGTCGCCTGTTGCCAGAGGGCGTTGGATTCGATTCGCCATCGGGTGAAGCCCGGGGTCCGATTGACGTTTACTCCCTCGATTGAATCTTATACCTTGAATACGGATGCCTTGCGTTTACAGCAGTTGCTGACTAACTTGTTGTCGAATGCCGCTAAATTCACCTCCGAGGGAGAGATCAATCTCTCGTTTACCGTGGATGAGGGCAAGGAGGAGGTCTGTTTCTCCGTTACGGATACGGGCTGCGGGATCCCGGAGGATAAGTGCGAAAAGATATTCGAGCGTTTTGAGAAACTGGACGACTTTATTCAAGGTACCGGCCTAGGACTATCTGTTTGCCAGATCATCTCGGAGCAGCTTAATGGCTCTTTATCGGTGGACATCTCTTATAAGGATGGAGCCCGGTTTGTCTTTATACATCCAACGAATTTAATTGAGACCCCCATATGA
- a CDS encoding RNA polymerase sigma factor, with the protein MELYTDTYYIQRIQAGDVACFACLLDKYSRPIHSLILKVVRSQEEAEELAQDTFMKVFKNLASFKGDCSFSTWIYRIAYNTAISSVRKKRYEFLAIEETTLENVSEEEITNLFGQTESTEQVQRLEVALEQLLPDERALILLFYWKEKTIEELVSITGLTASNIKVKLHRIRKKLFVLLNGMDHE; encoded by the coding sequence ATGGAATTGTATACCGATACATATTACATACAAAGGATACAAGCGGGGGACGTGGCATGTTTCGCTTGCCTTTTGGACAAGTATAGCCGTCCGATTCACTCGTTGATCCTCAAAGTGGTACGAAGCCAAGAGGAGGCTGAGGAGTTGGCGCAAGATACGTTTATGAAGGTATTCAAAAACCTCGCCTCATTCAAAGGGGATTGCAGTTTCTCCACATGGATTTACCGGATCGCTTACAACACGGCGATCTCGTCGGTCCGGAAGAAGAGATATGAGTTTCTAGCGATTGAGGAGACTACACTTGAAAACGTATCGGAGGAGGAAATTACGAACCTGTTCGGACAAACCGAATCCACGGAACAGGTTCAAAGATTGGAAGTCGCCCTTGAACAACTTCTACCGGACGAACGGGCCTTGATCTTGCTCTTTTATTGGAAAGAAAAAACAATAGAAGAACTGGTCTCTATCACCGGCTTGACCGCCTCGAATATTAAAGTCAAGCTACATCGCATCCGAAAAAAATTGTTTGTATTATTAAATGGAATGGATCATGAGTAA
- a CDS encoding carbohydrate-binding family 9-like protein: MKRLKVPVIPVLDVLDITSIEPILEVQSQREFLTHANWHEYPYKPITAFNIARTEKNLYIRYSVQGNSLKASYEMDNSSVHKDSCVEFFMKKEGDSHYMNFEFNCIGTCDAARRTSRDIKTSLSQEEYKSIIRLPSVRRRAFEEIKGIHTWNLIVVIPLKLMGLDPSNLPEKILGNFYKCADETMNPHFVSWSPIDLPEPNFHCPEFFGEIYL; this comes from the coding sequence ATGAAAAGACTGAAAGTTCCTGTTATCCCTGTTCTGGATGTACTCGATATAACATCCATAGAACCGATTCTTGAGGTGCAATCCCAACGTGAGTTCCTCACCCATGCCAATTGGCATGAGTATCCATATAAGCCGATCACCGCTTTTAATATAGCCCGGACAGAGAAAAATCTATATATACGATATAGCGTGCAGGGTAATTCGCTAAAGGCGTCTTATGAGATGGACAATTCCTCGGTCCATAAGGATAGTTGCGTGGAATTCTTCATGAAAAAGGAAGGTGACTCGCATTATATGAATTTCGAGTTTAATTGTATCGGGACTTGCGATGCCGCCCGCCGTACCTCACGGGATATCAAGACGTCGCTTTCGCAAGAAGAGTATAAAAGCATCATAAGACTCCCATCCGTGAGAAGAAGGGCATTCGAGGAGATTAAAGGTATTCATACATGGAACTTAATCGTAGTCATACCACTCAAGTTGATGGGGTTAGATCCTAGTAATCTGCCGGAGAAAATACTAGGGAACTTCTATAAATGCGCCGATGAAACAATGAATCCGCATTTCGTTAGTTGGAGTCCGATCGACCTTCCCGAGCCTAATTTCCATTGTCCTGAATTCTTCGGGGAGATCTACCTGTAG
- a CDS encoding sensor histidine kinase codes for MRLKNRLNNWISIRMGMVIVIFLGVSCGSMRSSTPPPAKDRLTEIDSLERLLPDCPTIASTLPLLRRLAFLYQQQSEMKVYNERLYENAMAVDSISVAYLGLKNLAEYYYDQSVRDSLEYYCSLVDSIAKARHEYPNVLFDVKSLSSQDLLWLGNYELAMSEAMDLYRLASNLDHRYGLLRCSETLGLIYQRIRRDSDAVVSFQESLDLLKDIKDVPDIMDTKVRLTSYQLESSVRTKQYASTERILGQYMALLDEQYKIYQEKNDLLSIKREYWLLYSFYTSFYLSQGDLENAKRSLDQASSYADSNWVEGDYAINTYLTVKARYHKAAGDIPLALHCINEVLETERLPEDIQFKADILKEQGQLGEVMALYDELYSTLTKRRGTSFLRQVNQLRTLHELHEKELKETELKEAGQRIARKQDLLIFILSISVVLLILLYVLFLYYRHLRSLKNQLQREKELLLESQRQLIKEKTRAEEASLMKSAFLANMSHEVRTPLNAIVGFSGLLVEPSTDEEERKEYSSIIRNNTDLMLNLVNDVLDLSRMETGDLHFDIKDHLLLVCCQMALESVRHRIPDGVKLTFSPAGEPIVVHVDNLRLQQLLTNLLTNAAKFTEKGEINLSFQLEPDRKKVCIAVTDTGAGIPLEKQATIFNRFEKLDDYKPGVGLGLSICLLIAERLDGALFIDSSYTDGARFVLILSCEIDSSIYNPPIEV; via the coding sequence ATGAGACTGAAGAATCGACTCAATAACTGGATATCCATACGTATGGGGATGGTCATCGTGATCTTCCTAGGCGTATCTTGCGGTTCGATGAGATCTTCCACACCTCCTCCCGCCAAGGATCGTTTAACGGAGATCGACAGCTTGGAGAGGTTATTGCCGGACTGCCCGACAATAGCGTCTACCTTGCCCTTATTGCGGCGGTTGGCATTCCTGTACCAGCAGCAATCCGAGATGAAGGTTTATAATGAACGTCTTTATGAAAATGCGATGGCGGTGGATTCTATATCTGTCGCATACTTGGGATTGAAGAACTTAGCCGAATATTATTACGATCAGTCTGTACGTGATAGTTTGGAATATTATTGTTCTCTCGTAGACTCCATAGCCAAGGCCCGGCATGAATACCCGAATGTGTTGTTTGACGTGAAGAGCCTTTCCAGCCAAGATCTCCTTTGGCTTGGGAATTATGAGCTGGCGATGAGCGAAGCTATGGATCTGTATCGGTTGGCGAGCAACTTGGATCATAGATATGGCTTGCTCCGTTGCTCGGAGACATTAGGATTGATTTACCAACGAATCCGGAGGGATAGCGACGCTGTTGTCTCTTTTCAGGAAAGCCTTGATTTATTGAAGGATATAAAGGATGTGCCGGATATCATGGATACTAAGGTCCGGTTAACTTCTTATCAATTGGAGAGTAGCGTACGGACGAAGCAATATGCGTCGACGGAACGGATCTTAGGGCAATATATGGCTTTGCTCGATGAGCAGTATAAGATCTACCAAGAGAAAAACGATCTTTTGTCTATTAAAAGAGAATATTGGTTACTTTATTCTTTTTACACGAGTTTTTATCTTTCGCAAGGAGACTTGGAGAATGCCAAGCGTTCGTTGGATCAAGCCTCTTCTTATGCGGATAGTAATTGGGTTGAGGGAGATTATGCGATCAATACCTACCTGACGGTTAAGGCCCGTTATCATAAGGCGGCAGGAGACATTCCGCTGGCGCTTCATTGTATAAATGAAGTGCTGGAGACCGAGCGGCTGCCCGAGGATATCCAGTTCAAGGCGGATATCTTGAAGGAACAGGGACAACTTGGGGAGGTCATGGCTCTATATGACGAACTTTATAGTACGCTGACGAAAAGGCGGGGAACTTCTTTTCTCCGGCAGGTAAACCAATTGCGTACCTTGCATGAGCTGCATGAAAAGGAGTTGAAAGAAACGGAATTGAAGGAGGCCGGGCAACGCATCGCCCGGAAACAGGATCTGCTGATCTTTATCCTATCCATATCGGTCGTGCTGTTGATCCTTCTCTATGTCCTGTTTTTGTACTACCGTCATCTACGATCCTTGAAGAACCAGTTGCAGCGGGAGAAAGAGTTGCTTTTGGAATCTCAAAGACAGTTGATAAAGGAAAAGACCCGTGCGGAAGAGGCTAGCTTGATGAAAAGCGCTTTCCTTGCGAATATGAGCCACGAGGTCCGGACTCCGTTAAATGCTATCGTGGGGTTCTCCGGTTTATTGGTGGAACCTTCTACCGATGAGGAGGAGCGGAAGGAATATTCGTCTATCATCCGGAACAACACGGATCTGATGTTGAATCTGGTAAACGACGTATTGGACTTATCCCGGATGGAGACCGGAGACCTTCATTTTGACATCAAGGATCATCTGCTTTTAGTATGTTGCCAAATGGCTTTGGAGAGTGTACGCCATCGGATACCGGATGGGGTTAAATTGACTTTTTCTCCCGCCGGGGAACCAATCGTGGTACATGTAGATAATCTGCGCCTGCAACAACTGTTGACAAACCTGTTGACAAACGCCGCTAAATTTACGGAGAAAGGCGAGATTAATCTATCGTTTCAACTTGAGCCGGACCGGAAGAAGGTATGTATAGCCGTTACGGATACGGGCGCCGGAATCCCCCTTGAAAAACAGGCTACCATATTCAACCGCTTTGAGAAGCTGGACGATTACAAGCCCGGCGTGGGTTTGGGGCTCTCTATCTGTCTCCTGATCGCCGAGCGGCTGGACGGCGCCTTGTTTATCGACTCTTCGTATACAGACGGGGCTCGCTTCGTGCTTATCCTTTCTTGTGAAATAGATTCCTCAATTTATAATCCGCCAATAGAAGTATGA